The following proteins are encoded in a genomic region of Peromyscus eremicus chromosome 14, PerEre_H2_v1, whole genome shotgun sequence:
- the Papln gene encoding papilin, producing MRRLPGSTRQAEMQLFLLAVLLLASTPGSWARNVRRQSDTWGAWGEWSPCSRTCGGGISFRERPCYSQRRDGGTSCVGPRRSHRTCHTESCPDGVRDFRAEQCAEFDGTDFQGRRYRWLPYYAAPNKCELNCIPKGENFYYKHREAVVDGTPCEPGKRDICVDGICRVVGCDHKLDSTKQEDKCLQCGGDGSTCYPVTGTFDANDLSRGYNQIFIIPAGATSIHIEEAAASRNFLAVKSVGGEYYLNGRWTIEAAQGLPVASTVLQYERGVEGDLAPERLQARGPTSEPLVIELISQEPNPGVHYEYYLPLNDPGRGFSWSHGSWGDCSVDCGGGHQTRLVFCTIDNEAYPDHLCRHQPRPAHRRACNLHPCPKTKRWKVGPWTPCSVSCGGGFQSRSVYCVSSDGAGGQEAAEETQCAGLPGKPPTTQACNRQRCAAWSVEPWGECSVTCGAGIRKRSVTCRGDQESPVHVTACSLKDQPSPTEPCVQEACPVLRGQAWHVGAWSLCSKSCGLGTRRRHVTCAIGPPGHCRDLQSSKPAEVEPCNIQPCGLPHEVPSIQDSRTHPSHPRMPLGPQVSPVSDARDQWWAAQERPRAQSNPREGQDPQLSAAGRAPTLQHPPHRPPLRPNSGPRDCRHSPHGCCPDGHTPSLGPQWQGCPLAGAVCLQSRYGCCPDGVSAAEGPQQAGCPRSHGRDNTGNRPGSRAVASKVPQIHQPQAHQSEPRECRASQFGCCYDNVASAAGPLGEGCGGQPSYAYPVRCLLPSAPGSCGDWAARWYFVASVGRCNRFWYGGCHGNANNFGSEQECMNNCREHHEPRHPGAGASGHRVHTDGGQRGPGGQQEPDWHRTRATVPRLPSPGSPWQRGQEPGPGEAPHPPAYGERPGDQELRPRVSGLGRDARPPVPPTHSSSHRISLAGSVPSLVQAAIGQAVQLFCPGNIYPQFQAGWQKDGETISSDRYQLQSDGSLIISPLRPEDAGVYICGSHRPGHDPQKIQLRVTGGDTAVLSEVQPRPFPQTRNPDLGHGPRDSGTGAGAGGQGATSSLHPRPATRLHLDRTRPGVVDASPGQQIRLTCHAEVFPTPIIEWQRDGQLVSSPRHQPQPDGSLVISRVATEDSGFYTCVAFNGQDRDQYWVQLRVLGELTITGLPPVMTVPEGDTARLLCVVDGESVNIRWSRNGLPVQADGHRVYQSPDGTLLIHNLQPRDEGSYTCSAYRGSQAVSRSTKVKVAPPGSAAQSGNPGRECIDQPELANCALILKAQFCGNEYYSSFCCASCSRFQPNAQPAGQQG from the exons ATGAGGCGGCTCCCGGGCTCCACGAGACAG GCAGAGATGCAGCTGTTCCTTCTCGCGGTCCTGCTGCTGGCCTCCACTCCGGGGTCTTGG GCTCGAAACGTGAGGCGCCAGAGTGACACGTGGGGCGCCTGGGGCGAGTGGAGCCCCTGCAGCCGGACCTGTGGAGGAGGCATCAGCTTCCGGGAGCGCCCCTGCTACTCCCAGAG GAGAGATGGAGGCACCAGCTGCGTGGGCCCCAGGCGCAGCCATCGCACTTGCCACACGGAG AGCTGCCCAGACGGCGTGCGGGACTTCCGGGCCGAGCAGTGCGCAGAGTTCGATGGCACCGACTTCCAGGGCCGGCGCTACCGGTGGCTGCCCTACTACGCGG CCCCAAACAAGTGTGAACTGAACTGCATTCCCAAGGGGGAGAACTTCTACTACAAACACAGGGAGGCCGTGGTGGACGGGACACCCTGCGAGCCTGGCAAACGGGACATCTGTGTGGACGGCATCTGCAGA GTTGTTGGCTGTGATCACAAGCTAGACTCCACCAAGCAGGAGGACAAGTGTCTGCAGTGTGGGGGTGATGGTTCAACCTGCTACCCTGTCACAGGAACCTTTGACGCCAACGATCTCAGcagag GCTACAACCAAATCTTCATCATTCCTGCTGGGGCCACCAGTATTCACATCGAGGAAGCTGCGGCCAGCAGGAATTTCCTGG CCGTGAAGAGCGTCGGTGGAGAGTACTACCTCAATGGGCGCTGGACCATTGAGGCAGCCCAGGGTCTGCCAGTGGCCAGCACGGTCCTACAGTATGAAAGGGGTGTGGAGGGGGACCTGGCCCCTGAGCGGCTCCAGGCACGGGGCCCCACCTCGGAGCCCCTGGTCATCGAG CTCATCAGCCAGGAACCCAACCCCGGCGTGCACTATGAGTACTACCTGCCATTGAATGACCCCGGCCGAGGCTTCAGCTGGAGCCATGGGTCCTGGGGTGACTGCAGCGTGGACTGTGGTGGAG GTCACCAGACTCGCCTGGTATTCTGCACTATTGACAACGAGGCCTACCCGGACCATCTGTGCCGACACCAGCCTCGGCCAGCCCACCGACGTGCCTGCAATCTTCACCCCTGCCCGAAGACCAAGCG cTGGAAGGTAGGACCGTGGACACCCTGCTCAGTCTCCTGTGGGGGTGGATTCCAGTCTCGCTCTGTCTATTGCGTATCCTCAGATGGGGCTGGTGGCCAGGAAGCTGCTGAGGAGACCCAGTGTGCTGGTCTACCTGGGAAGCCCCCTACCACACAGGCTTGTAACCGGCAACGCTGTGCAGCCTGGAGCGTGGAGCCGTGGGGAGAG TGTTCCGTTACCTGTGGAGCTGGCATCAGGAAGAGGAGTGTCACCTGCCGGGGGGATCAGGAGTCTCCGGTCCATGTCACAGCATGCTCCTTGAAGGACCAGCCAAGCCCCACTGAGCCCTGTGTGCAAGAGGCCTGTCCTGTGCTCCGTGGCCAGGCCTGGCACGTAGGCGCGTGGAGTCTG TGCTCTAAGAGCTGTGGTTTGGGTACTCGGAGGCGACACGTCACCTGCGCCATCGGGCCGCCCGGTCACTGCAGGGACCTGCAGTCATCCAAGCCCGCTGAGGTGGAGCCCTGCAACATACAGCCCTGCGGTCTTCCTCATG AGGTCCCTAGCATACAGGACTCACGGACCCACCCCTCACACCCCAGGATGCCTTTAGGCCCTCAAGTGTCCCCAGTCTCAG ATGCTAGAGACCAGTGGTGGGCTGCCCAGGAGCGACCCAGGGCCCAGAGTAACCCCAGAGAGGGCCAGGATCCCCAGCTGTCGGCTGCAGGCCGGGCCCCGACTCTGCAGCACCCTCCACACCGGCCACCCCTGAGACCTAACTCAGGACCCCGTGACTGCAGACACAGCCCCCACGGATGCTGCCCTGATGGCCACACACCATCTCTTGGGCCACAGTGGCAAGGCTGTCCCCTGGCTGGAGCCGTGTGTCTTCAGAGCAG GTACGGATGCTGCCCTGATGGGGTGTCTGCAGCTGAGGGGCCCCAGCAGGCTGGCTGCCCCAGGTCTCACGGCAGGGACAATACCGGGAACAGGCCAGGGTCCAGGGCAGTGGCTTCCAAG GTCCCCCAGATCCACCAACCCCAGGCCCATCAGAGCGAACCCAGAGAGTGTCGGGCCTCCCAGTTCGGCTGTTGCTATGACAACGTGGCTTCTGCAGCTGGTCCCCtgggggaaggctgtgggggcCAGCCCAGCTACG CTTACCCAGTGAGGTGTCTGCTGCCCAGTGCTCCTGGGTCATGTGGAGACTGGGCTGCCCGCTGGTACTTTGTGGCATCAGTGGGCCGGTGTAACCGCTTTTGGTATGGCGGCTGCCACGGCAATGCCAATAACTTTGGATCGGAGCAGGAGTGCATGAATAACTGCCGGGAGCACCACGAGCCCCGCCATCCTGGGGCAGGGGCCTCTGGCCATCGCGTCCACACAGACGGTGGCCAACGTGGTCCTGGAGGCCAGCAGGAACCCGATTGGCACAGGACAAGAGCCACAGTCCCGAGACTGCCCTCACCTGGAAGCCCGTGGCAGAGAGGACAAGAGCCAGGGCCGGGGGAGgcgccccaccccccagcctatGGAGAACGACCTGGAGATCAGGAGCTCCGGCCCAGAGTTTCTGGACTGGGTAGAGATGCTAGACCACCAGTGCCACCCACACACAGCTCCTCCCACAG gATCAGCTTGGCAGGCTCGGTGCCCTCCCTGGTTCAAGCAGCCATTGGGCAGGCGGTACAGCTCTTTTGTCCCGGCAACATCTACCCACAGTTCCAGGCAGGTTGGCAGAAAGACGGTGAGACCATCTCCTCCGACAG GTACCAGCTACAGTCAGATGGCTCCCTCATCATCAGCCCCTTGAGGCCAGAGGATGCCGGTGTCTATATCTGTGGCAGCCACAGGCCAGGCCATGACCCCCAGAAAATCCAGCTTCGAGTCACAG GGGGCGACACAGCAGTGCTATCTGAGGTCCAGCCGAGACCGTTCCCTCAGACCAGGAACCCAGACCTTGGCCATGGGCCTCGGGACTCTGGAACAGGAGCAGGAGCTGGGGGCCAAGGGGCTACCTCTTCTCTACACCCCAGGCCTGCCACCAG GCTGCATCTGGACCGGACTCGGCCTGGGGTGGTGGATGCCAGTCCTGGCCAGCAGATCCGGCTGACCTGCCATGCTGAAGTCTTCCCAACCCCCATCATTGAGTGGCAGAGAGATGGGCAGCTGGTCTCTTCTCCCAG GCACCAGCCGCAGCCCGATGGCTCTCTGGTCATCAGCCGTGTGGCCACAGAAGACAGTGGCTTCTACACCTGTGTTGCTTTTAATGGGCAGGACCGAGACCAGTACTGGGTCCAGCTCCGAGTTCTGG GGGAGCTGACAATCACAGGCCTGCCTCCGGTTATGACGGTGCCAGAGGGCGACACGGCAAGGCTTCTGTGTGTGGTGGACGGAGAAAGTGTGAACATTAGGTGGTCCAG GAATGGACTCCCAGTACAGGCAGATGGCCACCGTGTGTACCAGTCCCCAGACGGCACACTGTTGATTCACAACTTGCAGCCCAGGGATGAAGGCTCTTACACGTGCAGTGCCTACCGCGGGAGCCAGGCTGTGAGCCGCAGCACCAAGGTGAAGGTGGCCCCACCAG